One window of the Streptomyces sp. NBC_00259 genome contains the following:
- a CDS encoding acyl-CoA thioesterase, with the protein MAKPFTVRVTVRVYETDAQGHLNGNVYLQHAEHARWELLRAAGINQGDLLKKGVSPVNLETTIRYHREVVAGDEVDINCVFVFGEGKSFRVEQTMTKADGTLVAEVFNVGGILDLDARKLVSDPRECFRSVAADPAVAGI; encoded by the coding sequence ATGGCCAAGCCGTTCACGGTCCGGGTCACCGTTCGCGTCTACGAGACCGACGCCCAGGGACACCTCAATGGGAACGTGTACCTCCAGCACGCGGAGCACGCGCGCTGGGAACTGCTGCGCGCGGCCGGGATCAACCAGGGGGACCTGCTGAAGAAGGGCGTCAGTCCGGTCAACCTGGAGACGACCATCAGGTACCACCGTGAGGTGGTCGCCGGCGACGAGGTGGACATCAACTGCGTCTTCGTCTTCGGCGAGGGCAAGAGCTTCCGGGTGGAGCAGACCATGACCAAGGCCGACGGCACGCTCGTGGCGGAGGTCTTCAACGTGGGCGGCATCCTCGACCTGGACGCGCGCAAGCTCGTCTCCGATCCCCGGGAGTGCTTCCGCTCGGTGGCGGCCGATCCGGCAGTGGCCGGGATCTGA